The following coding sequences lie in one Alloacidobacterium dinghuense genomic window:
- the ruvC gene encoding crossover junction endodeoxyribonuclease RuvC: MRVFGIDCGTECTGYGIVEWNDAQREPRLVSLGCGGIRLPKKEPLPYRLSLLYAELSALLAAHQPDAVAIEEVFYSVNAKSALKLGQVRGVALLAAANANLSVAEYAPLTIKSTVVGYGLAQKEQVQFMVTRLLQLDETPEPADAADALAIAICHVHTAQTLNLQRAGR, encoded by the coding sequence ATGCGAGTTTTCGGCATTGACTGCGGAACCGAGTGCACCGGCTACGGCATCGTCGAGTGGAACGATGCCCAACGCGAGCCCCGTCTCGTCTCTCTCGGGTGCGGCGGCATCCGCCTTCCTAAGAAAGAGCCGCTGCCTTATCGCTTATCGCTGCTCTATGCGGAGTTGAGCGCACTGCTCGCCGCTCATCAGCCAGACGCTGTCGCCATCGAAGAAGTTTTTTACTCCGTCAACGCGAAATCCGCGCTCAAACTTGGCCAGGTGCGCGGAGTAGCCCTGTTGGCCGCGGCCAATGCAAATCTTTCTGTAGCCGAATACGCCCCTCTGACGATCAAATCAACCGTTGTTGGTTACGGCTTGGCGCAAAAGGAACAGGTGCAGTTCATGGTCACCCGTCTGTTGCAGTTGGACGAAACACCCGAACCGGCCGACGCAGCCGACGCGCTGGCAATCGCTATATGCCATGTGCACACGGCGCAAACACTCAATCTGCAAAGGGCTGGTCGCTAG
- a CDS encoding B12-binding domain-containing radical SAM protein: MPDLLNVCSDFGTTLARPRDASRAVVLIGFKRQGNLGLGYLASTLRARGYRVDILDFEDPYEEIEAAVLSAQPVLVGFSLIFQFYIVRFERLMCRLRADGVNAHFTMGGHFPSLSYEHALELAPQLDSVVRFEGELTLLELVDCLTVGREWRSIQGIAYRQDERAVATQLRPLIHDLDEIPYPDRAIQPRVILGRPVMQMLASRGCARTCSFCSIHMFYRSAPGKVVRTRKPAEIAREMRMLHEERGISLFLFQDDDFPVFGPAWHRWTREFLAELYRQDLPSHILWKINARADAVDPDLFAEMRDAGMYLVYMGLESGSEEGLVTLNKSITVQQNIRAVDCLKELNILFDFGFMLLDPSSTFQSILENVAFLRRIVGDGYMAAEFCRMIPYDGTPIKEQLAQQGRLRGDVCNPDYDFLDPRLHDFYAAVSELLNITGWIHGLQALSPQLKNLWSEFAVIERLFPSVPDIQAYKSELRQITKASNEVLFQVVEDLAYAFIEDRRPNHSQYALREKCSRFVDGMLIARNEFVMRNRLYFLKELGIEEPQAVA; encoded by the coding sequence ATGCCCGACCTTCTAAACGTGTGTTCTGACTTCGGGACCACGCTTGCGCGGCCTCGTGACGCTTCACGCGCGGTGGTGCTGATCGGCTTCAAGCGGCAGGGAAATCTCGGCCTCGGATACCTCGCCTCTACTCTTCGGGCACGGGGCTATCGCGTAGACATACTCGATTTCGAGGATCCCTACGAGGAAATCGAGGCAGCCGTTCTGAGCGCGCAGCCTGTGCTTGTCGGATTCTCTCTCATTTTTCAGTTCTACATTGTCCGCTTTGAGCGTCTGATGTGTCGTCTCCGCGCAGACGGCGTGAATGCACACTTCACCATGGGCGGGCATTTCCCCAGCCTCAGTTATGAGCACGCCCTCGAACTCGCTCCGCAACTGGATAGCGTTGTGCGCTTTGAAGGGGAACTGACTCTGCTCGAACTCGTCGATTGCCTCACTGTCGGTCGGGAGTGGCGCTCGATTCAGGGAATTGCTTATCGCCAGGACGAACGCGCGGTAGCGACGCAGCTTCGTCCACTCATTCACGATCTGGACGAGATTCCCTATCCCGACCGGGCGATTCAGCCCCGCGTCATCTTGGGGAGGCCTGTTATGCAGATGCTGGCCAGCCGCGGCTGCGCTCGCACCTGCTCCTTCTGTTCGATTCATATGTTCTATCGCAGCGCGCCGGGTAAGGTAGTGCGGACGCGAAAGCCCGCTGAGATCGCGCGCGAGATGCGGATGTTGCACGAAGAGCGTGGCATCAGCCTCTTTCTCTTTCAGGACGATGATTTTCCGGTCTTTGGTCCGGCATGGCATCGCTGGACGCGCGAATTCTTAGCCGAACTCTATCGTCAGGATCTGCCCAGCCATATTCTCTGGAAGATCAATGCGCGCGCCGACGCGGTCGATCCCGACCTCTTCGCGGAGATGCGCGATGCGGGCATGTATCTGGTCTATATGGGCCTTGAATCAGGGAGCGAAGAAGGCCTGGTTACGTTGAACAAATCAATTACCGTGCAGCAAAACATCCGCGCGGTCGACTGCCTGAAAGAACTCAACATCCTGTTTGACTTCGGTTTTATGCTGCTCGATCCCTCCAGCACCTTCCAATCCATCCTGGAGAATGTGGCTTTTCTGCGGCGCATTGTCGGTGACGGCTACATGGCCGCGGAGTTCTGCCGCATGATCCCCTACGACGGGACGCCCATCAAAGAGCAGCTGGCCCAGCAGGGACGCTTACGGGGAGACGTCTGCAACCCTGATTACGACTTCCTTGACCCGCGTTTGCACGACTTCTATGCGGCCGTGAGCGAATTGCTGAACATCACGGGCTGGATTCACGGCTTGCAGGCTCTGTCACCGCAACTGAAGAACCTCTGGTCGGAGTTTGCGGTGATCGAGCGCCTATTTCCATCGGTGCCGGACATTCAGGCGTATAAGAGCGAATTGCGGCAGATCACCAAAGCGAGCAACGAGGTGCTGTTCCAGGTTGTCGAAGACCTGGCCTATGCCTTTATCGAAGATCGGAGGCCGAATCATTCTCAATATGCACTCCGAGAAAAATGCAGCCGCTTCGTCGATGGCATGCTTATCGCCCGTAATGAGTTCGTCATGCGCAACCGGCTATACTTCCTGAAGGAATTGGGAATTGAGGAGCCACAGGCCGTTGCCTGA
- a CDS encoding thiazole synthase, producing MEPLVIAGKAFQSRLIVGTGKYKDGAETQAAIEASGSEMVTVAVRRVNLDRSKESLLDFIDPQRYFLLPNTAGCYTADEAIRAARLGREVGLSDWVKIEVIGDQATLYPDVQATLEATRTLVKEGFTVLPYTSDDIVFARRLIDVGAAAVMPLAAPIGSGLGIQNRATLKILREMITEVPLIVDAGVGTASDAALAMEMGADGVLMNTAIAAAANPILMAEAMQHAVLAGRQAYLAGRMPRKLYATASSPLEGISR from the coding sequence ATGGAACCCCTCGTCATCGCAGGCAAAGCATTCCAATCGCGCCTCATCGTCGGCACAGGCAAGTACAAGGATGGCGCGGAAACGCAGGCCGCCATCGAAGCCTCCGGCTCCGAGATGGTCACCGTCGCCGTCCGGCGCGTCAATCTCGATCGCTCCAAGGAATCGCTGCTCGACTTCATCGATCCGCAGCGCTACTTCCTGCTGCCCAACACCGCTGGCTGCTATACCGCTGACGAAGCGATCCGCGCCGCGCGACTGGGACGCGAAGTCGGCCTGTCGGATTGGGTCAAAATCGAAGTCATTGGCGACCAGGCCACCCTCTATCCAGACGTTCAAGCGACGCTTGAAGCCACCCGAACGCTGGTAAAGGAAGGCTTTACAGTTCTCCCGTATACCTCTGATGACATTGTGTTTGCCAGGCGCCTGATTGATGTGGGGGCAGCCGCGGTGATGCCGCTCGCCGCACCCATCGGCAGCGGACTGGGAATTCAGAATCGCGCCACCCTCAAGATTCTCCGCGAGATGATCACGGAGGTTCCGCTCATCGTTGACGCTGGCGTCGGCACAGCCTCGGACGCAGCCCTGGCAATGGAGATGGGCGCTGACGGCGTGCTCATGAACACGGCCATCGCCGCCGCTGCGAACCCGATCCTCATGGCCGAAGCCATGCAGCATGCAGTCCTCGCCGGACGGCAGGCGTATTTGGCAGGTCGCATGCCGCGCAAGCTGTATGCCACCGCCAGTTCTCCACTGGAAGGCATTTCGCGATAA
- a CDS encoding ABC transporter ATP-binding protein, with protein MAREHSAEFLRMQQVSVARGDAVVLHNINLAIATGEHVAILGPNGCGKSTLIKTITCECYPIFTPEMQCRLLGRERWDVSQLRQHLGVVSADLPGERTPVSKGRDVVVAGYFSASTIWPNLHITEEMRERAHDAMALMQATHLANKLVGEMSAGEQRRIMIARALVHKPEMLLLDEPSNALDLAAQRELRDALRVVAQQGTGIIMVTHHLADILPEIDRVIMMRAGRIVADGPRQGLITVEKLRELFGVEVTLTERDGYWHSW; from the coding sequence TTGGCGAGAGAACACTCAGCGGAATTTCTGCGCATGCAGCAGGTAAGCGTAGCCCGTGGCGATGCCGTCGTGCTCCACAACATCAACCTCGCCATCGCAACCGGCGAGCACGTCGCCATTCTCGGCCCTAACGGCTGCGGAAAATCGACCCTGATCAAGACCATCACCTGCGAGTGCTATCCCATCTTCACGCCGGAGATGCAATGCCGCCTCCTGGGCCGCGAACGCTGGGATGTCTCGCAACTGCGCCAGCATCTCGGAGTCGTTTCAGCCGACCTGCCGGGCGAGCGCACTCCAGTGTCGAAGGGCCGCGACGTTGTCGTTGCCGGATACTTTTCCGCATCCACGATCTGGCCCAATCTTCATATCACGGAAGAAATGCGTGAGCGCGCGCACGATGCCATGGCGCTCATGCAGGCTACGCATCTGGCAAACAAACTCGTCGGTGAAATGTCCGCAGGAGAACAGCGCCGCATCATGATCGCCCGCGCCCTCGTCCATAAACCGGAGATGCTGCTGCTCGACGAGCCATCGAACGCGCTCGACCTCGCAGCACAGCGCGAACTGAGAGACGCCCTGCGAGTCGTCGCGCAGCAGGGAACAGGAATCATCATGGTCACGCATCATCTGGCAGATATTCTCCCCGAGATCGATCGCGTCATCATGATGCGCGCCGGACGCATCGTCGCCGATGGTCCGCGACAAGGTCTGATCACAGTAGAGAAGCTGCGCGAACTGTTCGGCGTGGAAGTCACACTCACGGAGCGCGACGGTTATTGGCACTCCTGGTAG
- the argJ gene encoding bifunctional glutamate N-acetyltransferase/amino-acid acetyltransferase ArgJ, which translates to MNDSSLVPDEALPLGFRFAAVKAGIKPSGNADFAVAVADVSASAAAMFTGNRVVAAPIIVGRKHLARSAGHVRVVAVNAGNANCATGQIGIVACQRVCSAAAETFQCEGHEVFPSSTGIIGVPLPAEKPIAALPEVAASLGATPGHFAQFARAIMTTDTRPKVACASLKLDGRLVRIAGVCKGAGMIHPQLVPHATMLVYLFTDAAIEPSGLDTLLRQSAEVSFNRISIDGDTSTNDTVLLLASGASSVQVDSTNTSFLGALTEVCTSLAKQIVEDGEGVTHVVELRIEGAATDRDALTVAKAIAHSPLVKTAWAGCDPNWGRLMAAAGYSGATIDPERINIWFGEQQICKNGGRVANFDEAAAHAYLKQREFIVRLDLGIGNGKCRFWTTDLTAEYVRINADYST; encoded by the coding sequence ATGAATGATTCATCCCTCGTCCCTGATGAAGCACTGCCTCTTGGCTTTCGCTTTGCTGCCGTAAAGGCTGGAATTAAACCGAGTGGCAACGCAGATTTTGCCGTTGCGGTCGCCGATGTTTCTGCAAGCGCTGCCGCAATGTTCACGGGCAATCGCGTCGTGGCGGCGCCGATTATTGTTGGGCGCAAGCATCTTGCTCGCAGTGCCGGACATGTGCGCGTGGTAGCCGTAAATGCAGGCAATGCCAACTGCGCGACGGGGCAGATCGGCATCGTTGCATGTCAACGGGTCTGCTCTGCTGCGGCTGAGACGTTTCAATGCGAAGGGCACGAGGTATTTCCCTCATCGACGGGAATTATTGGCGTGCCGCTACCGGCGGAAAAGCCGATTGCGGCACTGCCCGAAGTCGCGGCAAGTCTCGGAGCAACGCCGGGGCACTTTGCGCAATTTGCTCGCGCCATTATGACGACCGATACCAGGCCGAAGGTCGCGTGTGCGTCGTTGAAGCTGGATGGAAGACTTGTGCGCATCGCCGGTGTCTGCAAGGGCGCGGGAATGATCCATCCGCAGCTTGTTCCTCACGCCACGATGCTGGTGTATCTCTTTACGGATGCCGCGATTGAACCTTCAGGGTTGGATACACTGCTGCGGCAAAGCGCGGAGGTAAGCTTCAATCGCATCTCGATTGATGGCGACACTTCCACCAACGATACGGTTCTGCTGCTGGCTTCCGGCGCGAGCAGCGTTCAGGTCGACTCAACAAATACATCGTTTCTCGGCGCGCTTACTGAGGTCTGCACATCGCTTGCAAAGCAGATTGTGGAGGATGGCGAGGGAGTGACTCACGTTGTGGAATTGCGGATTGAAGGCGCGGCCACAGATCGTGATGCTCTGACCGTTGCAAAGGCCATTGCTCACTCTCCGTTGGTTAAGACGGCCTGGGCGGGGTGCGACCCGAACTGGGGCAGGTTGATGGCTGCGGCAGGCTATTCCGGCGCCACGATCGATCCGGAACGTATCAACATCTGGTTCGGGGAGCAACAGATCTGTAAGAACGGCGGTCGCGTTGCGAATTTCGACGAAGCTGCAGCTCACGCTTACCTTAAACAGCGAGAGTTTATCGTGCGCTTGGATCTGGGCATTGGTAATGGCAAGTGCCGGTTCTGGACAACTGATCTTACGGCGGAGTATGTGCGCATTAATGCGGACTATTCGACGTAA
- a CDS encoding thiamine pyrophosphate-dependent enzyme, translating to MPTKTAKKTTAEKAQPLISNAKLKQLYTTMLKCRIVDSHARSLSSGPSWKGKEAVAVGTTIDLLAEDTIVSSANASVARFLKGEALPSIFRKTDESSLSHVKQRKAITNAGAAAEGALATGVAYAHSGKNKDGVTIAFLSGNPESSEAARDAFKFAAAHKLPVIYVYNAEPIDALQTYSYGFPVISVDGSDVVAVYRVAHECMIRARRGGGPSVIACHFFPKNGTGGVGQDPIRNMERYLTAKDLFREEQRQTTILAFEKAIAVAGKQSRQKTAQRETQHVFVV from the coding sequence ATGCCCACAAAAACCGCTAAAAAGACAACTGCAGAGAAGGCGCAACCCCTCATCAGCAATGCCAAATTGAAACAGCTGTACACCACGATGCTGAAGTGCCGCATCGTTGATTCGCACGCTCGAAGTCTTAGCAGCGGGCCTTCGTGGAAGGGCAAAGAGGCTGTGGCTGTTGGCACAACAATCGATCTGCTGGCCGAAGACACGATCGTCTCTTCGGCCAATGCGTCGGTCGCGCGTTTTTTGAAGGGTGAAGCGCTGCCTTCGATCTTTAGGAAAACGGATGAAAGCTCTTTGTCGCACGTGAAACAGCGTAAGGCCATCACAAATGCGGGAGCAGCAGCCGAAGGCGCGCTCGCGACAGGCGTTGCCTATGCGCACAGTGGCAAGAACAAAGATGGCGTCACGATTGCATTCCTTTCCGGAAATCCGGAAAGCAGCGAAGCTGCTCGCGACGCATTCAAGTTCGCCGCGGCACACAAGCTGCCGGTGATTTACGTCTATAACGCAGAGCCTATCGATGCGTTGCAGACGTACTCCTATGGCTTCCCTGTGATTTCGGTGGATGGGAGCGATGTCGTCGCTGTCTACCGAGTTGCACATGAGTGCATGATACGGGCGCGGCGAGGTGGAGGCCCCAGTGTGATCGCCTGCCACTTCTTTCCGAAGAACGGCACTGGCGGAGTGGGTCAGGATCCGATTCGAAATATGGAGCGATATCTAACCGCGAAAGATCTCTTTAGAGAAGAACAGCGACAAACGACGATTCTCGCATTTGAGAAAGCAATCGCGGTCGCCGGAAAGCAGTCGCGCCAGAAGACAGCGCAGCGCGAAACTCAGCATGTCTTTGTTGTGTAG
- a CDS encoding capsule assembly Wzi family protein: MKFVQLICFFSALSLPLQSILAQDVATQQVTADAGADAGTPQQPVPPNYTPASPITNISTVGSVYIPMDSWVYPALSRLQGLGYLDTAFLGLRPWTRLSILHMLQKTADKIDADTNNDEAREIYSSVLHEVAPELEKNFGSHAARAEFESAYTIMRGITGTPLRDSFHLGQTIVNDYGRPYQEGFNNYTGFSAHSELGRFALYFRGEYQHAPSATGYSPALFAFLSNLDLGIPVASNPNQATIPLGPIQSTNTFRVMEANLSYNILNHEVSFGKSDHWWAPNQSGSFAFSNNAENIYAFQIDRVEPLYIPFLSKLTGPFRYDFFIGSLKGHTYPNSPWMHAEKISFKPTENLELGFERTVIWGGKDHSPITIHTFLKSFFSLAAVSPAVKDSREDPGARFGTFDFSYRLPFMRKWLTLYTDSLVHDDVSPVSAPRRSGYMPGLYLSHFPGLDKLDLRVEGGTTDTVSTGGPNFLYNEAIQKQGYTNKGFIMGSWLGRQATGGQSWLTWHLSPQEQIQFSYRTMKIPQQFQNAQGTTKGFLPGGTTQNDWDFNVVKRIHKDIELNGWVQYERWVAPIYKTGVQNDTTIQFQVTWYPHEQKVF; encoded by the coding sequence GTGAAGTTTGTCCAGTTGATTTGTTTTTTTTCAGCGCTTAGCTTACCGCTGCAATCCATACTCGCTCAGGATGTTGCAACCCAGCAGGTCACCGCGGATGCTGGTGCAGATGCTGGCACGCCTCAGCAACCTGTCCCGCCCAACTACACGCCGGCATCGCCTATCACCAATATCAGCACGGTTGGATCAGTCTACATTCCGATGGATAGCTGGGTTTATCCGGCGCTCTCTCGCTTGCAAGGCCTAGGCTACCTTGACACCGCATTTCTGGGATTGCGGCCGTGGACACGCTTAAGCATCCTGCATATGCTCCAGAAGACCGCTGACAAGATCGACGCCGACACGAACAACGACGAGGCACGCGAAATCTATTCCAGTGTTCTGCACGAAGTCGCCCCGGAACTTGAAAAGAATTTCGGGTCACACGCGGCGCGCGCTGAATTTGAAAGTGCCTACACGATCATGCGCGGCATCACGGGCACGCCTCTTCGCGATAGCTTTCACCTCGGGCAGACTATCGTGAACGACTATGGGCGCCCCTACCAGGAAGGCTTCAATAATTACACAGGGTTCAGCGCGCACAGTGAGCTTGGCCGTTTCGCGCTTTATTTTCGCGGCGAGTATCAACACGCACCCAGCGCTACTGGCTATTCGCCCGCGCTCTTCGCGTTTCTTTCCAATCTGGACCTCGGCATCCCAGTCGCCTCAAATCCTAACCAGGCTACGATCCCCTTGGGACCGATCCAGTCGACAAATACGTTCAGGGTGATGGAAGCGAATCTGTCGTACAACATCCTGAATCATGAGGTTTCGTTCGGCAAAAGCGACCACTGGTGGGCTCCGAATCAGTCCGGCAGCTTTGCATTCAGCAATAATGCTGAGAACATTTATGCTTTCCAAATCGATCGTGTCGAGCCGCTGTACATTCCATTCCTCTCGAAGCTGACGGGGCCCTTCCGTTACGATTTTTTTATCGGCAGCCTGAAGGGGCATACGTACCCGAACTCACCATGGATGCATGCGGAGAAAATCAGCTTCAAGCCGACAGAAAATCTCGAACTCGGTTTTGAACGAACAGTGATCTGGGGCGGCAAGGATCACTCTCCTATTACCATTCACACCTTCCTGAAAAGCTTCTTCAGTTTAGCGGCCGTTTCTCCGGCAGTGAAGGACTCCCGAGAAGACCCAGGTGCTCGCTTTGGCACATTCGATTTTTCTTACCGGCTGCCTTTCATGCGCAAATGGCTCACGCTCTATACGGACTCTCTTGTGCATGACGATGTCAGTCCGGTTAGCGCTCCCAGGCGCTCTGGTTACATGCCCGGACTATATCTATCCCACTTTCCAGGTCTGGATAAATTGGATTTGAGAGTAGAGGGCGGCACGACGGACACGGTAAGTACAGGTGGACCTAACTTCCTTTATAACGAAGCCATCCAGAAACAGGGTTACACGAACAAGGGCTTCATCATGGGCAGTTGGCTGGGCCGCCAGGCGACTGGCGGGCAAAGCTGGCTCACCTGGCATCTGTCACCGCAGGAGCAGATCCAATTCAGCTACCGCACGATGAAGATACCGCAACAATTCCAAAACGCCCAGGGAACGACTAAAGGATTCTTACCTGGAGGAACCACTCAAAACGACTGGGACTTCAATGTCGTTAAGCGTATCCACAAAGATATAGAACTTAACGGATGGGTGCAGTACGAGCGGTGGGTGGCGCCAATCTATAAGACTGGCGTCCAGAACGATACCACGATCCAATTTCAGGTGACATGGTATCCGCATGAGCAAAAGGTTTTCTGA
- the gpmI gene encoding 2,3-bisphosphoglycerate-independent phosphoglycerate mutase yields MSIHKRPLVLTILDGWGYRPQIENNAIALARKPTYDKLLAEYPNTLLHASDHFVGLPDGQMGNSEVGHLNIGAGRIVQMDITRIDALIASGDFFTHPVIADAMKRARDRQLHLFGLVSDGGVHSHQEHLYALLKAAKQHGVERVLVHAFMDGRDTLPTSGTGYLAALEHKMREYSIGKIASVSGRYYAMDRDRRWEREKKAFDAMVTGRAEGGAYQDPVARIKESYNNGITDEFIVPFVVTDEHGHPNGVIREEDVCIMFNFRADRARQITRVLGRNSNFTKEGGRELINAAELDETIPRNVVPKNLHYVCMTQYDKNFTLPMVILPESMENLLANMLAQANLRNLRVAETEKYAHVTYFFNGGIETPFPGEDRVLVPSQKVATYDLAPEMSAAGIADAVVKAVEDTAFDLVVVNFANADMVGHSGKLEPTIKGVETVDACLGRIYQSIRQRGGSLLITADHGNAEMMVDPVSGGPHTAHTTNPVPFILVSENAKSYSLKPSGSLRDISPTLLSILGIDQPGQMTGGDLRQRIS; encoded by the coding sequence TTGTCGATTCACAAAAGGCCGCTGGTCCTTACGATTCTGGACGGTTGGGGCTATCGCCCACAAATCGAAAACAATGCGATTGCACTGGCGCGCAAGCCCACCTATGACAAGCTGCTGGCAGAGTATCCGAACACTCTGCTGCATGCTTCCGATCATTTCGTCGGCCTCCCGGATGGACAGATGGGCAACAGCGAGGTAGGCCATCTCAACATCGGTGCAGGCCGCATCGTTCAGATGGACATCACGCGCATTGACGCTCTCATCGCGAGCGGCGATTTCTTCACCCATCCTGTTATCGCCGATGCCATGAAGCGCGCCCGTGACCGCCAGTTGCACCTGTTTGGACTGGTCTCCGATGGCGGCGTCCATTCCCATCAGGAGCATCTCTACGCGCTATTAAAGGCTGCGAAGCAGCACGGTGTAGAAAGAGTCTTAGTCCACGCATTCATGGATGGCCGCGATACGTTGCCCACCAGCGGGACCGGATATCTGGCCGCGTTGGAGCACAAAATGCGCGAATACAGCATCGGCAAAATCGCGTCCGTCTCGGGCCGCTACTACGCCATGGACCGCGATCGCCGCTGGGAGCGTGAGAAAAAAGCCTTCGATGCGATGGTGACGGGTCGCGCAGAGGGCGGCGCATATCAAGATCCGGTCGCGCGCATCAAAGAGTCCTACAACAACGGAATCACGGACGAGTTTATTGTGCCTTTCGTTGTTACAGATGAACATGGACATCCAAACGGGGTTATCCGCGAAGAAGATGTCTGCATCATGTTCAATTTCCGCGCTGACCGTGCGCGGCAGATCACGCGAGTCCTGGGCCGCAACAGCAACTTCACGAAAGAGGGTGGCAGGGAACTCATCAATGCTGCCGAACTCGATGAAACGATTCCGCGCAATGTAGTGCCGAAAAACCTTCATTACGTCTGCATGACGCAGTATGACAAGAACTTCACGCTGCCCATGGTCATTCTGCCGGAGTCGATGGAGAACCTTCTGGCAAACATGCTCGCGCAGGCAAACCTGCGAAATCTCCGCGTTGCGGAAACCGAGAAGTATGCCCACGTCACATATTTCTTTAACGGGGGAATTGAGACGCCGTTCCCCGGCGAAGACCGCGTGCTCGTGCCATCACAAAAAGTAGCGACATACGACCTCGCTCCGGAGATGAGCGCCGCCGGGATCGCGGACGCCGTCGTGAAGGCCGTCGAAGATACGGCGTTTGATCTGGTGGTCGTCAACTTTGCCAACGCTGATATGGTAGGCCACTCCGGCAAGCTGGAACCGACGATCAAGGGAGTGGAAACTGTCGATGCCTGTCTCGGACGAATCTATCAGTCCATTCGTCAACGAGGCGGTTCGCTGCTCATTACCGCGGACCATGGCAACGCAGAAATGATGGTCGATCCCGTATCAGGCGGCCCGCACACGGCGCACACCACCAATCCTGTGCCGTTTATTCTCGTGAGCGAAAATGCAAAGAGCTACTCACTCAAACCGAGCGGGTCGTTACGCGATATCTCGCCAACGCTACTCAGTATTCTAGGGATAGACCAGCCGGGTCAGATGACCGGCGGTGACCTGCGTCAACGAATCAGCTAG
- a CDS encoding DUF2059 domain-containing protein, producing MRTIQTAACAVVFSLSAFAQQPTTSTSSKPAAPATQPSTTATEPAIKPPANPITPTQIKEMQDLTGAEAMKKRIVANAMQFYRSQFPAYVPQDVIDDLDKSLENADLESHAAEIYPKYISTEDASRIIEFYKSPAGQRMIAAQPYMMTEMQRSAVQVAQQTAKDVMSRHKDEIETAQRKYMEQQQQKPSLSAPSNPSSNSPGTTTSPSTTKPQGTTNPPNTPQK from the coding sequence ATGCGAACCATCCAAACAGCTGCCTGCGCAGTGGTATTTTCTCTTTCAGCATTTGCCCAGCAGCCTACAACTTCGACCTCATCCAAGCCCGCTGCACCTGCAACCCAGCCGTCAACAACTGCAACCGAGCCAGCCATTAAGCCGCCGGCAAATCCGATTACGCCAACGCAGATCAAAGAGATGCAGGATCTAACGGGAGCGGAGGCGATGAAGAAACGCATTGTCGCAAATGCTATGCAGTTCTATCGCAGCCAGTTTCCTGCGTATGTGCCGCAGGATGTCATCGACGATCTCGATAAGAGCCTGGAGAATGCCGATCTCGAATCTCATGCTGCCGAGATTTATCCGAAGTACATTTCGACGGAAGACGCTTCGAGAATCATTGAATTCTACAAGTCGCCTGCGGGCCAGCGCATGATTGCCGCCCAGCCGTACATGATGACAGAGATGCAGCGTTCCGCCGTGCAGGTAGCGCAGCAGACAGCCAAGGATGTGATGTCGCGCCACAAGGACGAAATCGAAACGGCGCAGCGCAAATACATGGAGCAGCAACAGCAGAAGCCGTCGCTGAGCGCGCCTTCGAATCCATCTTCGAACTCACCAGGCACGACGACCTCACCGAGCACGACGAAGCCGCAAGGCACTACGAATCCGCCAAACACGCCGCAGAAATAA